A genomic window from Punica granatum isolate Tunisia-2019 chromosome 2, ASM765513v2, whole genome shotgun sequence includes:
- the LOC116197469 gene encoding DNA-directed RNA polymerase III subunit rpc3, with the protein MATQWGIKYAVHIVSSHFGDLAAKICECLLRRGPLSQQNIARFLETPPSQVKTCLLLLIQQNLVQAFTAKDPGGHGDAVKQTTEYIALFDNIIHRTRFPKFIIVVSQELEKGCVELFEGLLQHGRLTLEKLIDRAKSGKHIQENSNIENAVRENLSKLVHAHFVERCPAIEPVLAPPSEDELAAKKRASRSLKIAAGPDIVQRVLEAAAPMESKRFLFMSDENCIDSEKAEASFVDVGEKRKHSLLASDSDLGIKEEVLWRANYEEFLRRFRHKACVENVRERLDDGAAIALSSMLEAGRRLESKLKTETSVSVSINAIYEEAMKAEVGRSMTLDDLRDYLTLLECQKGADESYSIDLKSILELAQNEEVESIVLKKYGKDSYRIFRLLSKEGHLVETDKISDTAFVDKKEAPKILYKLWKDEYVYMQKVTVMGNRQSQFVLWKVNKATLWKNVENDMYHAALNLSLRVAHEMEQGKELLSLPVEKRVGTLGEKVNRLRRIRLVLEESLSKLDDAIMLFHVF; encoded by the exons ATGGCTACGCAGTGGGGCATCAAGTACGCAGTACACATTGTCTCCTCCCACTTCGGCGATCTCGCTGCT AAAATTTGTGAGTGTCTTCTCCGTAGAGGGCCTCTGAGTCAGCAGAACATCGCTCGGTTCTTGGAGACCCCTCCCTCACAAGTTAAGACCTGCTTGTTACTTCTGATACAGCAGAACTTGGTTCAGGCTTTCACTGCCAAGGATCCAG GTGGTCATGGAGATGCAGTGAAACAAACAACTGAGTATATAGCGTTGTTTGATAACATTATCCACCGTACAAGATTCCCAAAGTTCATCATTGTCGTGTCCCAGGAACTAGAGAAAGGG TGTGTGGAGTTGTTTGAAGGCTTGCTGCAGCATGGTCGGCTAACGTTGGAGAAGTTGATTGACAGGGCCAAATCTGGCAAGCATATTCAAG AAAATTCTAATATCGAGAATGCTGTACGAGAAAACCTTTCCAAACTTGTGCATGCCCATTTCGTTGAACGCTGTCCGGCCATTGAACCAGTTCTTGCTCCCCCGAGTGAGGACGAACTAGCTGCAAAGAAGCGAGCGTCAAGATCTTTGAAG ATAGCCGCTGGACCAGACATTGTGCAACGTGTTCTAGAAGCAGCAGCTCCGATGGAGTCTAAGAGATTTTTGTTCATGAGCGATGAGAACTGCATAGATTCGGAGAAGGCTGAGGCTTCTTTTGTAGATGTTGGTGAAAAG CGAAAGCACAGTCTTCTGGCATCGGACAGTGATCTTGGAATCAAAGAAGAGGTCCTTTGGCGTGCCAATTATGAGGAGTTCCTTCGCCGTTTTAGGCACAAG GCTTGTGTTGAGAATGTGAGAGAAAGGCTGGATGATGGAGCTGCCATTGCCTTAAGCTCAATGTTGGAGGCGGGTAGGAGACTGGAGAGCAAATTGAAAACCGAAACTTCTG TTTCAGTGTCAATAAATGCTATTTATGAAGAGGCGATGAAAGCAGAAGTAGGTCGCTCCATGACTTTGGATGATCTTAGAGATTATCTAACTCTTTTGGAATGCCAGAAAGGAGCAGATGAATCGTATTCTATTG ATTTGAAGAGTATTCTTGAACTTGCTCAAAATGAAGAG GTCGAATCAATTGTGTTGAAAAAGTATGGTaaggattcttacagaatattCAGGTTGCTATCAAAAGAAGGTCACCTTGTTGAGACCGACAAG ATTTCAGACACTGCATTTGTCGATAAGAAGGAAGCGCCGAAGATTCTATACAAGCTCTGGAAGGATGAATATGTTTACATGCAG AAAGTAACTGTAATGGGAAACAGGCAATCGCAGTTTGTGCTGTGGAAAGTGAATAAGGCCACACTCTGGAAAAACGTAGAGAACGATATGTACCATGCTGCATTAAATTTGAGCCTGAGAGTGGCTCATGAGATGGAACAAGGAAAAGAG CTTTTAAGTCTCCCTGTTGAGAAAAGGGTGGGGACTTTAGGGGAAAAGGTGAATCGGCTACGGAGAATAAGATTGGTCCTAGAGGAATCCCTAAGCAAGCTTGATGATGCTATCATGCTTTTTCACgtcttttaa
- the LOC116195603 gene encoding uncharacterized protein LOC116195603 gives MASRFSSSILAVLALTLALCTQGILGEIACEDLDQDKCAFAVSATSKRCVLEKQVRRSGEEVYTCRASEIKADAYLRDYVETDHCVSACGVDRKSLGISSDSLLEAHFTQKLCSTPCYEYCPNIVDLYFSLAAGEGVFLPKLCEAQKGDVRRGMSEIRSSGMVAPGPIKPVKFTAAPAVSPSYY, from the exons ATGGCTTCTCGCTTCAGCTCCAGCATCCTCGCGGTCCTCGCTCTCACTCTTGCCCTGTGCACTCAGGGAATCCTAG GGGAAATTGCCTGCGAGGACCTGGACCAGGACAAGTGCGCATTCGCTGTCTCGGCCACCAGCAAGCGGTGCGTGCTGGAGAAGCAGGTGAGGCGGAGCGGGGAGGAGGTTTACACCTGCCGTGCTTCTGAGATCAAGGCCGATGCCTACCTCAGGGACTACGTTGAGACCGACCACTGTGTCAGCGCATGCGGTGTCGACCGCAAGTCCCTCGGCATCTCATCCGATTCCCTCCTCGAGGCCCACTTCACCCAGAAGCTCTGCTCCACCCCCTGCTACGAGTACTGCCCCAACATCGTCGATCTCTACTTCAGCCTTGCCGCCGGTGAAG GAGTGTTTCTCCCAAAACTGTGCGAGGCACAGAAGGGAGATGTGCGCAGAGGAATGTCGGAGATCAGGAGCTCGGGAATGGTTGCCCCCGGACCAATTAAGCCAGTGAAGTTCACAGCTGCCCCAGCAGTGTCTCCTTCCTACTACTAG
- the LOC116194770 gene encoding cytokinin hydroxylase, with amino-acid sequence MEIQLFLFKVFFTTSVVLFLFAVWKVIDRCWVQPLRAYRKLRKNGLKGPTPVFPLGNLGEMKKSVMNKRTSSSSSSSAASKGSPSVTHDIHSTVFPFFAQWQKLHGKVFAYWLGVEPFLYIADPEFLKQMSTGVVGKSWGKPTVFKNDREPMFGSGLLMIEGDEWAHHRHILTPAFSPANLKAMSGFMMEFTTEMLDRWAELINSGEPEIDVEREITATAGEIIAKSSFGISHEDGKKVFDKLRAMQITLFKSNRFVGVPFNQFMSPKQTVEAKRLGKEIDTLLMSIITARKKSPRDQITAQRDLLGTLLEEHRDDGRLGKKLSVRELVDELKTFFFGGHETTALALSWTLLNLAMHPEWQEQLRDEIRQVVGDKEVDASMLAGLKKMGWVMNEILRLYSPAPNVQRQARGDIRVQDVVIPSGTNMWIDVVGMHHDPALWGEDVFEFRPERFRDDHLYGGCKHKMGFLPFGFGGRMCIGRNMMMMEYKIVLTMILSRFSFSVSPNYRHSPSILLSLRPAHGLPLMVHHL; translated from the exons atggaGATTCAGTTGTTCTTGTTCAAGGTTTTCTTTACAACTTCGGTTGTCTTGTTCCTGTTTGCTGTGTGGAAGGTGATAGACAGATGCTGGGTTCAGCCTCTTCGAGCGTACCGGAAGCTCCGGAAGAACGGGCTCAAAGGGCCCACCCCAGTTTTCCCTCTGGGGAATCTAGGGGAGATGAAGAAGAGTGTCATGAACAAGagaacttcttcttcttcttcttcttctgcggCCTCGAAAGGTTCACCAAGTGTGACTCACGATATCCACTCCACTGTGTTCCCTTTCTTCGCTCAGTGGCAAAAGTTGCATG gGAAGGTGTTCGCATACTGGCTAGGAGTTGAGCCGTTTTTGTACATAGCAGACCCGGAGTTCCTGAAGCAAATGTCGACTGGTGTGGTGGGTAAAAGCTGGGGAAAGCCCACGGTGTTCAAGAACGATAGGGAACCGATGTTCGGCAGCGGTCTTCTTATGATCGAAGGCGACGAGTGGGCCCATCACCGCCACATCTTAACCCCGGCCTTTTCTCCTGCTAACTTGaag GCAATGTCTGGCTTCATGATGGAGTTCACCACAGAGATGCTAGACAGGTGGGCGGAACTCATAAACTCCGGGGAGCCCGAGATCGATGTGGAAAGGGAAATCACCGCTACAGCAGGTGAGATCATTGCCAAGTCGAGCTTCGGCATTAGCCATGAAGATGGCAAGAAAGTCTTCGATAAGCTGAGAGCCATGCAGATCACCCTGTTCAAGTCGAACCGGTTCGTGGGTGTGCCGTTCAACCAGTTCATGTCCCCCAAGCAAACGGTGGAGGCTAAGAGGCTCGGCAAGGAGATTGACACCCTCCTGATGTCAATCATAACTGCCAGGAAGAAATCCCCCCGGGACCAGATAACTGCCCAGCGTGATCTGCTGGGAACCTTGCTGGAAGAGCACCGAGATGACGGTCGCCTCGGGAAGAAGCTGTCGGTCCGGGAACTCGTGGATGAGCTCAAGACGTTCTTCTTCGGCGGGCATGAGACAACAGCGCTCGCGCTTTCATGGACGCTACTGAATCTAGCTATGCATCCGGAGTGGCAAGAGCAGCTCCGAGATGAGATCCGACAGGTCGTTGGAGACAAGGAAGTCGATGCCTCCATGCTTGCTGGCCTTAAGAAG ATGGGATGGGTGATGAACGAAATACTTCGGCTGTACAGCCCTGCGCCAAACGTTCAGAGGCAGGCCCGCGGAGACATACGGGTCCAAGATGTGGTGATCCCCTCTGGGACCAACATGTGGATCGATGTGGTGGGGATGCACCATGACCCAGCCCTGTGGGGTGAGGATGTCTTTGAGTTCAGGCCCGAGCGTTTCAGGGACGATCACCTATATGGCGGATGCAAGCACAAGATGGGATTCCTGCCCTTTGGGTTCGGGGGAAGGATGTGCATCGGCAGGAACATGATGATGATGGAGTACAAGATCGTCCTGACCATGATCCTCTCTAGGTTTTCGTTTTCCGTCTCCCCGAATTACCGTCACTCCCCCTCAATCTTGCTCTCCCTAAGACCGGCACACGGTTTGCCTTTGATGGTGCATCATCTATAG